A genomic region of Leptidea sinapis chromosome 46, ilLepSina1.1, whole genome shotgun sequence contains the following coding sequences:
- the LOC126978023 gene encoding CCHC-type zinc finger nucleic acid binding protein, translating into MSSSVCYKCNRTGHFARECTQGGVASRNPEFNRQREKCFKCNRTGHFARDCKEEADRCYRCNGTGHIARECAQSPDEPSCYNCNKTGHIARNCPEGGRESSNQTCYNCNKSGHISRNCPDGTKTCYVCGKPGHISRDCEEAERN; encoded by the exons ATGAGTTCAAGCGTATGTTATAAGTGCAACCGTACCGGGCACTTCGCCCGGGAGTGCACACAGGGCGGTGTCGCTTCGCGGAACCCTGAGTTCAACCGGCAGCGCGAGAAGTGCTTCAAGTGCAACCGCACGGGGCACTTCGCGCGCGACTGCAAGGAGGAGGCTGACCGTTGCTACAG ATGTAACGGCACGGGGCACATAGCGCGTGAATGCGCGCAGAGCCCCGACGAGCCGTCGTGCTATAACTGCAACAAAACAGGGCATATCGCGCGAAATTGCCCCGAAGGCGGTCGGGAGAGCTCCAACCAGACCTGTTACAACTGTAACAAGTCGGGCCACATATCACGCAACTGCCCCGACGGCACCAAGACCTGCTACGTGTGCGGCAAGCCGGGTCACATCTCGCGCGACTGCGAGGAAGCCGAGCGGAACTAA